A DNA window from Ipomoea triloba cultivar NCNSP0323 chromosome 10, ASM357664v1 contains the following coding sequences:
- the LOC116031812 gene encoding pirin-like protein, with the protein MKAISKSFLGLYQTTKTKAIPKSAANYCHHSIRNTMSDNSLLSGFNRPRSIVKRVLANPQSEGDGALVRRSIGRPELKNLDPFLMLDEFEVSPPAGFPDHPHRGFETVTYMLEGAFTHQDFAGHRGTIGAGDVQWMTAGRGIMHSEMPAKEGANKGLQLWINLSSKNKMIEPGYQELLDKDIPRAERDGTQVKVIAGVAMGVQSPVYTRTPSMFLDFTLKPMAQHHQPIPESWNAFVYIIEGEGVFGGLNSPPVLAHHCLVLGGGEGLSVWNQSSKPLRFVLIGGQPLNEPVVQYGPFVMNTQAEIQQAFEDYRYCKNGFEKARQWRS; encoded by the exons ATGAAAGCCATATCTAAAAGTTTTCTGGGTCTTTATCAGACAACAAAAACCAAAGCAATACCAAAATCAGCTGCTAATTACTGTCATCACTCGATCAGAAATACCATGTCTGATAATTCTTTGTTGTCCGGGTTTAATCGCCCAAGATCAATTGTTAAAAGGGTTTTGGCTAATCCCCAAAGTGAGGGTGACGGTGCTCTTGTCAGGAGAAGCATTGGAAG GCCTGAATTGAAGAACCTTGACCCATTCCTCATGTTGGATGAATTTGAAG TGTCCCCACCTGCTGGATTTCCTGATCATCCACATAGAGGTTTTGAGACTGTAACATATATGTTGGAG GGAGCTTTTACTCATCAAGATTTTGCTGGGCACAGGGGTACAATTGGAGCTGGTGATGTGCAG TGGATGACAGCAGGAAGAGGTATAATGCACTCAGAAATGCCTGCAAAAGAAGGTGCAAATAAGGGGTTGCAACTCTGGATAAATCTCTCCTCCAAGAACAAAAT GATTGAGCCAGGGTATCAAGAATTGCTGGACAAGGACATTCCTAGGGCAGAAAGGGATGGGACACAAGTGAAAGTAATAGCAGGAGTAGCAATGGGTGTTCAATCTCCGGTCTATACAAGGACTCCCTCGATGTTCCTCGATTTCACACTAAAACCGATGGCTCAACACCATCAACCCATCCCAGAATCTTGGAATGCTTTCGTGTACATTATCGAAGGAGAAGGGGTTTTTGGTGGCCTGAATTCGCCACCCGTATTGGCTCACCACTGCTTGGTTTTGGGTGGTGGGGAGGGTTTAAGTGTGTGGAACCAGTCTTCAAAGCCACTGAGATTTGTTCTGATAGGCGGGCAGCCTCTGAATGAACCAGTTGTGCAATATGGCCCTTTTGTGATGAACACACAAGCAGAAATTCAACAGGCTTTTGAGGATTACAGGTATTGCAAGAATGGGTTTGAGAAGGCAAGGCAATGGAGATCTTAA